From the genome of Vicia villosa cultivar HV-30 ecotype Madison, WI linkage group LG2, Vvil1.0, whole genome shotgun sequence, one region includes:
- the LOC131646657 gene encoding RING-H2 finger protein ATL1-like, whose product MENDKSDSSFGHNKVIFQIIILVSAAFIVSSVYHLIAICLCHRRRTTTDQNQLQPPNQAAMPSLAERTSSSAPVVHRIPTHKYHKRDKVDAVSDDEGDDTCAVCLGDFEEGEELRTMPECLHSYHVDCIDMWLHSHSSCPICRAGAAPSQAVRSNHHSIDMNMAPLGTVMQSGLARW is encoded by the coding sequence ATGGAAAATGATAAGAGTGATTCTTCTTTTGGTCACAACAAGGTTATTTTCCAAATTATTATCTTAGTTTCAGCTGCATTTATTGTTTCTTCCGTGTACCATCTCATAGCCATTTGTTTGTGTCACCGACGACGAACCACAACAGATCAAAATCAACTACAACCACCAAATCAAGCTGCGATGCCTAGCCTCGCCGAAAGGACATCCTCATCAGCACCTGTAGTACACCGAATTCCAACACACAAGTATCACAAAAGAGATAAAGTTGATGCTGTTTCGGACGATGAAGGCGATGACACCTGTGCCGTATGTTTGGGAGATTTTGAGGAGGGTGAGGAGTTGAGGACTATGCCGGAGTGCTTGCATTCTTATCATGTAGATTGTATTGACATGTGGCTCCATTCCCACTCGAGTTGCCCTATTTGTCGTGCTGGTGCTGCTCCTTCGCAGGCAGTGAGATCAAATCATCACAGCATAGATATGAATATGGCTCCACTTGGTACTGTCATGCAAAGTGGTTTGGCGCGATGGTGA
- the LOC131646659 gene encoding RING-H2 finger protein ATL51-like, which yields MADGDHPSYQNVIVIIIAVGSAALVVVSMYRVMSIWFSRHQQSTTADQTQSTTADQTQSPPQLPQFAATLSLGESASSSIVHLIPTHKYHKRNKVDVVSDDDEGGTTACAVCLGDFEEGEELKTMPECLHSFHVPCIDMWLHSHSSCPVCRAIAAPSPAVNEDLHRIDMSHTVPLPIMQSGLVRF from the coding sequence ATGGCAGATGGTGACCATCCTTCGTATCAAAACGTTATTGTCATAATTATTGCCGTTGGTTCAGCTGCATTAGTTGTTGTCTCAATGTATCGTGTCATGAGCATTTGGTTTTCTCGCCACCAACAAAGCACCACCGCAGATCAAACTCAAAGCACCACCGCAGATCAAACTCAAAGCCCCCCACAACTACCACAGTTTGCAGCTACTTTGAGCCTCGGCGAAAGTGCATCCTCATCAATAGTACACCTAATTCCAACACACAAGTATCATAAAAGAAATAAAGTTGATGTGGTTTCGGATGATGATGAAGGCGGCACCACCGCGTGTGCCGTGTGTTTGGGAGATTTTGAGGAGGGTGAGGAGTTGAAGACTATGCCGGAGTGCTTGCACTCTTTTCATGTACCGTGTATCGACATGTGGCTTCATTCGCATTCGAGTTGTCCCGTTTGCCGCGCCATTGCCGCCCCTTCGCCTGCAGTGAATGAAGATCTTCACAGAATAGATATGAGTCATACCGTTCCACTCCCTATCATGCAGAGTGGATTGGTGAGATTTTGA